The nucleotide sequence CATGAAACATCGGCAGAACAGCTACGACGCGATCTCCCTCAAACATTTCCAGTAATTTAAAAACGGAGTCTGCATTCGAAGCCAGATTTCGATGAGATAACATCACACCCTTTGGTTTACCGGTTGTTCCTGATGTGTATAGAATGACGGCAAGGTCTTCCTGATCAATGAGAGGACTTTCACAAACATAATTGCCTGTTTCCATCAGATGCTCCCAAGTCCATTCCTGATCCTTTGCATCTGTATAAATGACGAGTTTTGGATTTTCCAATTGTCCCTTTATTTCTGATAACTTCGGTTCTACGGATATATGAGCAATGACCGCTTTGGCTTGACTATTGTCTAAAATGTAGGTGATTTCCCCAGAGGTAAATAAAGGATTGATTGGAACAGCGAATGCACCGACACGTATAATGCCGTAGTACGCGATGACAAATTCAGGGCTGTTTCCTAATACAAGAGCTACTCCATCACCTTTCCCGATTCCTTGGGCAGATAACCCGGCAGCGAATCGATCCACCTGCTGATTTAATTCTTTATAAGTAACACTTTTATCTCCATAGATATAGGCGTTACTATCCGGGAAATTACTTGCACTTCTTTTCAAATTTCCATCTAAATGATAACTCATTACATAATACTCCCCCTTTACTCACAATTAGGTGTTTGTAAACAGTGATTATTATGACTTTTGTGACTGTTTAGAAATCTTACTTTGATTATACTCATCAATTGCAATTAAATAAAATTAGAGTTTTTTACTTGCAAGTAAGTATTGCTAATATTTGAGTTAGGGTTCAACATCTTTAATTACTCAAGAGGGCATGGTGAAGTACCATATCCTTGATCAAACTCTCGTCACATAAAACGGTGAATATATGAAACGTTCTGGCTGTATAACCATGATTGATAGACAAAGGCTGTTCCCCTTTTAATATTAGTAATACTTACTTGCAAGTAAAAACATTTAATTTTATTTAATTATTTTTGACAAGTATAATCGAATGTATAAAAGAGTTAATATTCACAAAAATCGCATTCTATTTTGGTCGCATGAAGTCTTGATTTAAACAGGAGGTATTGTATGGATTTAAAGTTATCTGGAAAAAAAGCACTCATTACAGGAGGAAGCCGGGGAATTGGTAAAGCGATTGCCCGACAGTTGGCTCTGGAAGGTGTAGATTGTACGATTTGTGCAAGAAACGAATCCGCATTAGAGATCGCTGCAGATGAATTAGTCCAAGAAACAAAAAGAAATATCTATCCGATCGTGGCAGATACTTCGAATCCTGACTCTATCCTACATTTAGTTGAACAATCGGCAACAGCGATGGGTGGTATTGATATTCTCATCAACAGCGGGGCTCGTGTTGGGGGTGGAGAGCCAGAGGATTTTAATCGTATTAAAGATGAACTGATTTTGAAAGATTTTGAAGAAAAGTATATGGGCTATTTTCGTTGCATGCGAGCTGTCGCTCCATATATGATGAAAAACAATTGGGGGCGCATCGTTAATATAAGCGGTCTGGCTGCCAGAATAGGAGGCAATTATTTTAGTTCCGGTCCGCGTAATGCATCTGTTGTCCATTTAACAAAATCTGCATCATTGGAATTAGGAAAGCACGGAATTAACGTCAATGCTGTTTATCCAGCCGTTACCGTGACGGAAACGATTAAAGAGCGATTCCCTAATGAGGAGGATTTGCACAAGGCAGTAGAAATGTATCCGATTGGCCGCTTGGTTACAGCGGAGGATATTGCTTATGTCGTTACCTTCCTGGCTTCACCTTTGTCGACATCGATTACTGGCGATGTCATTTCGGTAACTGGCGGCATAGGGAATACCGTTTTTTACTAATAGCTAGAACAAGTCAAAAATAAAAATATCTTCTCTATTAAAAAACGAGCCTCTCTAAAATCTGAGGCTCGTTTAACTTTTATCCTCTAAGAAGCAGGTTTGCAATCACAACACGCTGAATTTCATTTGTTCCTTCATAGATTTGAGTGATCTTCGCATCGCGCATGAAACGCTCAACTGGATATTCACGAGTATAACCGTATCCACCGAACACTTGAACAGCTTCAACGGTCACTTCCATGGCAATATCTCCAGCAAAAAGCTTAGACATCGCAGAATGAAGTCCGTAAGAGATTCCTTGATTTTCTCGCCAGGCTGCCTGATATGTCAGCAAGCGAGCAGCTTCAATTTTAGTCGCCATATCAGCAAGCTTAAATTGGATTGCTTGTAGCGTAGAGATCGGCTGGCCGAACTGTACGCGCTCCTTGGAGTAGGCTAAAGCGTGATCGAATGCCCCTTGCGCAATCCCTACAGCTTGAGCTGCAATGCCGTTTCTTCCCCCGTCGAGCGTCGTCATAGCAATCTTAAACCCTTCGCCAATAGAGCCTAGCATATTTTCTTTTGGCACGCGGCATCCTTCAAAAATAATTTCATTTGTTGCCGAAGAACGAATCCCTAACTTCTTCTCTTTCTTACCAATCTTTACACCGGGGAATGTTTTTTCTATTATAAATGCAGCGATTCCTTTATGTCTTAACTCAGGATTGGTCTGAGCAAAAACGATAAAGACATCCGCATATTCTCCGTTAGTAATAAATATCTTACTTCCGTTAATCACCCACTCATTCCCTTGTAAAACAGCAGTTGTCCTCATATTCGCGGAATCGGAACCGGATCCTGGTTCAGTTAAGCAGTAAGCACCCATCCATTGTCCTTTTGCCATCGCCCGAAGATATTTTTGCTTTTGTTCTTCCGTCCCAAATTTATATACTGGCCAGCTGGCAAGTGATGTGTGCGCACTTAGCGTTACGCCTACAGAAGCATCGATACGAGAAAGCTCTTCAATCGCGATCACATAACTTAAGTAATCAGCTCCAGCGCCACCATATTCTTCACCCCAAGGGATTCCTAACAATCCTATTTCCCGCATCTTTTGCCATATCGACATATCCCAACGCTCTTCTTCATCACGGTCTCCTGCTGTTGGTTC is from Brevibacillus brevis and encodes:
- a CDS encoding SDR family NAD(P)-dependent oxidoreductase, encoding MDLKLSGKKALITGGSRGIGKAIARQLALEGVDCTICARNESALEIAADELVQETKRNIYPIVADTSNPDSILHLVEQSATAMGGIDILINSGARVGGGEPEDFNRIKDELILKDFEEKYMGYFRCMRAVAPYMMKNNWGRIVNISGLAARIGGNYFSSGPRNASVVHLTKSASLELGKHGINVNAVYPAVTVTETIKERFPNEEDLHKAVEMYPIGRLVTAEDIAYVVTFLASPLSTSITGDVISVTGGIGNTVFY
- a CDS encoding acyl-CoA dehydrogenase, whose amino-acid sequence is MNFILSDEHLMMQKMVREFARNECEPTAGDRDEEERWDMSIWQKMREIGLLGIPWGEEYGGAGADYLSYVIAIEELSRIDASVGVTLSAHTSLASWPVYKFGTEEQKQKYLRAMAKGQWMGAYCLTEPGSGSDSANMRTTAVLQGNEWVINGSKIFITNGEYADVFIVFAQTNPELRHKGIAAFIIEKTFPGVKIGKKEKKLGIRSSATNEIIFEGCRVPKENMLGSIGEGFKIAMTTLDGGRNGIAAQAVGIAQGAFDHALAYSKERVQFGQPISTLQAIQFKLADMATKIEAARLLTYQAAWRENQGISYGLHSAMSKLFAGDIAMEVTVEAVQVFGGYGYTREYPVERFMRDAKITQIYEGTNEIQRVVIANLLLRG